One Streptomyces sp. 840.1 genomic window, GCAGCGAGGCGACTTCGAGGGCGACGACGAGGGTGGCGAGGTCGCGGGCGGCGGGCAGCAGCGCGGCACCGGCGGCGGAGGACAGCAGCAGGAACCAGAACTCGCCGGCCGGCAGTTTGCGGGTGTCCCCGATCGACAGCAGCGCGGTCAGCAGGGCGCCGCCGAGCACCAGGAGCTGGATGACCAGGGTGAAGTGATCGGCGGTGTAGCTGCAGGCGTGGGTGCCGGCGCTGAGGCAGAAGGTGGAGCGGTCGCCGTCGCGCAGCGGGAGGAGGAACAGGAGGGCGGCCACGAGGCCGGCGACGGCGCCGTAGCCGAGGAGCGGCTTGCGTTCCCTGGGTACGAAGAGGTCGGCGACCAGGACGACGAGGGCGACGGCGGCGACGGTGACCGGGGGCGCGATGGCGAGCCAGTCGACGGACTGGACGAGGCTGGTGGTGCTCTCGGCCGCGGTGTGGACGAGGTCGGTGGTGCTCTCGGCCGCTGTGGTCACGACTTGCCTCCTGCGAGGAGCTTCTGCACGGCCGGGTCGGTGAGGCCGAGGAGGACGGCGGGCCACAGCCCGGCCAGGACGGTGAGGGCGGCGAGGGGGGTCCAGGCGGCGAACTCGTGGTGCTGGATGTCGGGGATCCGGTGCGGTTCCTCGCGCTTGGCGCCCATGCAGACGCGGCGCACCAGGATGAGCATGTACGCGGCGGTGAGCAGGGTGCCGAACGCGGCGACCGACATGAAGGTCAGGAAGGCGGGGCGGCTCAGGCCGTCGGCCGGGTCGAAGGCGCCGAACAGCGTGAGCATCTCGCCCCAGAACCCGGCGAGGCCGGGCAGGCCCAGGGAGGCGATCGCGGTGAACGCGAGGAGGCCGCCGAGGCGGGGCGCGCTGCCGTAGAGCGCGGCGCCGGTGGCGCCGGAGAGGGTGTCGAGGTCGGCGGTGCCGTAGCGGTCCTTGACCGCGCCGACCAGGAAGAACAGCAGGCCGGTGATGAGCCCGTGGGCGATGTTGGCGAAGAGCGCGCCGTTGACGCCGGTGGGAGTCATGCTCGCGATGCCGAGGAGTACGAAGCCCATGTGGCCGACGGAGGAGTACGCGATCAGGCGCTTCAGGTCGCCCTTGGCGCCGGGCCGGACGAGGGCCAGGCAGGCGAGCGATCCGTAGATGATGCCGGCGACCGCGAAGGCGGCGAGGTAGGGCGCGAAGGTGTGCATGCCGTCGGGGGCGATCGGGAGCAGGATCCGGACGAATCCGTACGTGCCCATCTTCAGCAGGACGCCCGCGAGGAGGACCGAGCCGACGGTCGGGGCGGCGGTGTGGGCGTCCGGGAGCCAGCTGTGCAGCGGCCACATCGGGGTCTTGACGGCGAGTCCGACGCCGATCGCGAGAACGGCGATGACCTGCACGGACGAGGTGAGGCCTCGGCCGTTGTCAGTGGCGAGTGCCACCATGTCGAAGGTGCCGCTCTTCAGTCCGATGAGGAGCAGCCCGAGCAGCATGACGACCGAGCCGAGCAGTGTGTAGAGGATGAACTTCCAGGCGGCCGCCTGCCTCTGCGCACCGCCCCAGCGGGCGATGAGGAAGTACATCGGGATGAGCACCATCTCGAACGCCAGGAAGAACAGCAGCAGATCGAGGACGGCGAAGGTCGCGAGGGTGCCGGACTCCAGGACCAGGATCAGGGCGACGAAGGCCTTCGGGGAGGGGCCCGCAGGCAGCTTGAAGTAGCTGTGGAGCGCGCAGAGGAAGGTCAGCAGCGCGGTCAGTACGAGAAGGGGGAGCGAGATGCCGTCGATGCCGAGATGGATGCGGACGTCGAGCGCCGGGATCCAGCTGATGTCGGTGGTGGCCTGCATCTTCGACGGGTGGTCGTGGTCGAAGCCCAGGGCGAGCACGATCGCGGCGATGAGGATCACGCCGGTCACGGTCACGCCGTGGCGGAGCACCGCCTGGTCGGGGTTGCGGCCCTTGAGTCCGGGCGGGGCCGGGAGCAGGGCCGCGACGGCTCCGAGGAGCGGGGCGACGACGATGAACGCCAGAAGGAACTGCATCACGGATGCGCTGATATCGATCACGGCTCACGACCCGGCGTTGACGTTGGCGAAGACGACGGCGGCGACCGCCAGGACCAGGGAACCGGCGAGCAGCGCGCTGAGGTAGGTCTGCACGTTGCCGGTCTGGGCACGGCGGACGGCGGTGCCGAGCCAGCGTGCGCCGGTGGCGGAGCCGCGTACGTAGGTGTCGACGACCTCGCGGTCCAGGAAGCGGACGAGGCTCGCCGCCGCCTGGACGGGGCGGACGAACAGTGCCGCGTAGAGGGCGTCCAGGTGGAAGCCGGCGGCCGCGTGGCGGTGGAGCGGGCCGAGCAGCAGCCGGCCGGGGTCGGCCGGGTCGGGGGCGTCGCCGGTGTCCCCGTAGGCGGCGGTGCGGCTCTCCATGGCCTCGATCTCGATGAGGGCGGGTTCGGCGTCGGGGTGGGCGACGACGGAGCCCATGGGGGTGCGGGCGGCGAGCGCCGTGGTGTGGCGCCAGGCCCCGTAGGTGACGAGTCCGCCGACGAGGCCGACGCCGGTGGACAGGACGGCGGTCGTCAGCGACGGGGTGAGGCTGTGGCCGTCGAACCAGTCGGTGATCACGCCGACGGTCAGTCCGAACGCCATGGTGGGGACGGCCAGGACCCACAGGACCGAGGTCATGGCGACGGGCTGCCTGCCGTGGTCGGGGGCCTCGGCGCCCCGGCCGCGGAAGGCGAGGAGCCAGAGGCGGGTGGCGTACGCGGCGGTGAGCACGGCGGCCAGCAGCCCGGCGACCAGGACGGTCCAGCCGGCGGCGGCCGGGGCGACGTGGCGGTCGCCGAGGGCGGTGTGTTCGGCGGCGACGAGGACGGCTTCCTTGGAGAAGAAGCCGGCGAACGGCGGGACGGCGGCCAGCGCGAGGAGCGCGACGCTCATCGTCCAGTACGCGTCCGGGATGCGCTTGGCCAGGCCGCCCATGCGGGACATGGCGGCCAGTGAGTTGGTGCCCGCAGCGTGGATGACGACGCCCGCGGCGAGGAAGAGGACGGCCTTGAACGCGCCGTGCGAGAGGAGGTGGAAGACGGCGGCGCCCCGGTCGCCGACGGCCAGGGCGCCGGACATGTAGCCGAGTTGCCCGATCGTGGAGTAGGCGAGGACGCGTTTGATGTCGTCCTGGGCGAGTGCGGCGAGTCCGGAGCCGATCATCGTGACGGCGGCCATCACGGCGAGGACGACGAGCGCCGCGCCCGAGGCGGCGAAGACGGGGAGCAGCCGGGCCACGAAGTAGATGCCGGCGGCGACCATCGTCGCGGCGTGGATCAGCGCGGAGACGGGGGTGGGACCGGCCATGGCGTCGGGCAGCCAGGTGTGCAGCGGGAACTGCGCGGACTTGCCCGCGACACCGGCCAGGAGCAGCAGGGCGATCACGGTGGGGTGGTCGAGGCCGCCGTGGGCGACGGATCCCAGGATGCCGGTGATGCGGAAGGTGCCCGTGTCGGCGGCGAGGGCGAACAGGCCGATGAGGAAGGGGACGTCACCGAGCTTGGTGACCAGGAACGCCTTGAGGGAGGCGGCGCGGGCCTCGGGCGTCTCCCAGTAGTGGCCGACCAGGAAGTACGAGCAGATGCCCATGACCTCCCAGCCGACCAGGAGCACCATCAGGTCGCCGGAGTAGACGACGAGCAGCATCGCGGAGGTGAAGAGGGAGACGAGGGCCGCGTACGAGGAGTAGCGGGGGTCGTCGCGCAGGTACGCGGTCGAGTAGATCTGCACGCAGCTCGCGACGAGGGCGACCAGCACGGCGACGAGGACCGCGAAGCCGTCGAGGTGCAGCGCCAGGTCGATCGGGACCGAGCCGGTGGGCGTGAGCTGGGTCGCGGCGTCGATGGCCCGGCCGCCGCCCTGGCGGGCCGCGACGACGGCGGCGATGACGAGGGTGGCGAGGGAGGGCAGTACGGCGAGGGGGCGGACGTAGCCGGGGGCCGTGCGCCCGAGGAGCAGGCCGGCCGCGGCTCCCAGGAACGGGAGGAGGGGGACGAGAACGGCGAGGGTCGTGGTGGTCACGGGGTGGCCTCTGCCTTCTTTGCCTTCCCTGCCGGAGCAGTGGCCTGGTCTTCGGGGACTTCGGTGTCCCTGGCGTCGTCCGGGAGTTCCTCGGCCTCGTCGGTCTCGGCGGTGTCGCGGAGGCGGTCGATGTCGGAGCTGCCCCGGTTGCGGTACACGGCGAGGACGATGGCCAGGCCGATGCCGATCTCCGCCGCCGCGATGGCGATGGTGAACAGGGTGAGGGCCTGGCCGGAGTGCAGGGCGTCGCGCAGCCATACGTCGAACGCGACCAGGTTGAGGTTGACCGCGTTGAGCATCAGCTCGACGGACATCAGGACCAGGATCGCGTTGCGGCGCGCGAGGACCCCGTAGAGGCCGGTACAGAAGAGGAGGACGGCGAGCACGGCGGGATAGGCGAGGTGCATCAGCTGTTGTCCTCTCGGCTCTCGGCGGCCTGGCTCTTGGCTGCCTGGGACTTGGCTGCCTGGCTCTTGGCTCCCTGGGGCTTCGGGCCCTTGACCGCTTGCCCCTTGGCTGCCTGGGCCTTGGCTTCCTGGGCCTTGCGGGACAGGACGACCGCGCCGACGAGCGCTGCGAGCAGGAGGACGGAGAGCGCTTCGAAGGGCAGTACCCAGTGGCGGAAGAGGAAGGCGCCGGTGGCCTCGGTGGAGCCCTGGGCCGGTCCGTCCAGTTCGATCCAGGTGGTGCGGAAGGCGTCGACGACGACCCATACGAGGGTGCCGGCGGCGGCGACCGCCACCGCGAGGGCGGCCCAGCGGTTCTCCGAATCGGCGTCCGGGGAGCGGCCGATGGGGGCCCTGGTGAGCATCAGGCCGAACAGCAGGAGGACGACGACGGAACCGACGTAGATCAGTACCTGCACCCAGGCGATGAACTCGGCCGTGAGCAGCAGGTATTCGACGGCGAGCCCGCCGAGCGCGACGATCAGCCAGAGGGCCGCGTGCACCAGTTGTCTGGTCGTGACGGTGACGAGGGCCGCGCCGAGGGTGGCGATCCCGACCAGCACGAAAGCGATCTCGATGCCTGCCGGGGAGAGGAAGCCCGGGTGGCTCCCGGCGGCGAGGACGTGGGCGGGGCCGTCGGCGAGGACGTGGACGGCGATCACGCCTGGCCCTCCTGGTCCGTCGGGGCGGGATCCGTCGGGGCGGGATCCGTCGGAGTGGGCGGGGCGGCCTCGGCGGCGGCCTCCTGCTCACGCTTGGTCCGGAGCTTGTCCGCCGTCTTGCGTGCGGCGGCGATCTCCTTCGGCTCCTCGGCCCCCGGATCGAGCGCCGGCGGCTCCGGCACCGTCCACATCCACTCGCGGAGCTTGTCGCGCTCGTGGGTGAGTTCGAGGATGTCCGTCTCCGCGTACTCGAACTCCGGCGACCAGAACAGCGCGTCGAACGGGCACACCTCGATGCAGATACCGCAGTACATGCAGAGCGAGAAGTCGATGGCGAAGCGGTCCAGGACGTTACGGCTGCGCTCGCGCCCGCCCGGGGCGGCGGCGGGCACCGTCTCCTTGTGGGAGTCGATGTAGATGCACCAGTCCGGGCACTCACGGGCGCAGAGCATGCAGACCGTGCAGTTCTCCTCGAAGAGGGCGATGACGCCTCGGGAGCGGGGCGGCAGTTCGGGCTGCGCGTCCGGGTACTGGGCGGTGACGGTCTTCTTCGTCATCGTCCGCAGGGTGACGGCGAGACCCTTGGCCAGGCCTGCGCCGGGGATCGGGGGCACTAGTTGATCGCCACCTTCACGATGCCGGTGAGCGCGATCTGCGCGAGAGCGAGCGGGATGAGCGTGGTCCAGGCGAGCTTCTGCAGCTGGTCCTCGCGGAGACGGGGATAGCTCACGCGCAGCCAGATGACGACGAAGGCGAGGACGGCGACCTTCAGGAGGGTCCAGACCCAGCCCAGTCCGTCGGCGCCCAGCGGACCGTGCCAGCCGCCCAGGAAGAGGACGGTGGTCAGCGCGCACAAGACGACGATGCCCGCATACTCGGCGAGCAGGAACAGGGCGAACCGTAGGCCGGTGTACTCGGTGTACGCGCCGAAGATGATCTCCGAGTCCGCGATCGGCATGTCGAACGGCGGGCGCTGGAGTTCGGCGAGCCCTGCCACGAAGAAGACCAGGGCCCCGACGATCTGCCACGGCAGCCACCACCACTCGAAGGCGTCGAGGATGCCGGGGAGCGAGACCGTGCCGGCCGCCATCGCCACCGAGGCGGCGGCGAGCAGCATCGGCAGCTCGTACGCGAGCAGCTGGGCGGCGGTGCGGATCCCGCCGAGCAGCGAGAACTTGTTGGCCGATGCCCAGCCCGCCATGAGCGAGCCGAGCACGCCGATGCCCATCACCGCGAGCACGAAGAAGATGCCCGCGTCGACCACCTGGCCGACCGCGCCCTCGCCGGGGCCGATCGGGATGGCCACGAGTACGAGCAGGTACGGGAGCAGCGCGACGGCGGGGGCCAGCTGGAAGACGCGGCGGTCGGCCTCGGCCGGGACGATGTCTTCCTTCTGTACGAACTTCACGCCGTCCGCGACGAGCTGGGCCCAGCCGTGGAAACCGCCGGCGTACATGGGTCCCAGGCGGCCCTGCATGTGGGCCATCACCTTGTGTTCGGCCTGGCCGACGACGAGGGGGACGACCATGAACACCGCGAACACGATGACGAGGCGGAGGGCGACGTCCAGTACGTCGTTCACTCGGTATCGCCTCCGGCGGGGGTGTTGGGTGTGTCGGGGGCTTCAGGTGTGTCGGGTGTCTTGGGTGTGTCTGCGGCGTCGGCTGTGTCTGTCGTGTTGGCCGCGTCTGCCGCGTTGGGGGGTTGCTCGGTGGGGGTGCCGCTGCGCGGGGGCTCTCCCCTGCCCGCCCCTTCCCGAACCGGGGGCTCCGCCCCCGGGCCCCCGCTCCTCAAACGCCGGAGGGGCTGGGGCGGTGCCGAATCAGCGGCATCGGCAGCGGCATCGGCGTCAGCCGGAGCCCCGGCATCCCGGTCCGCTGCGTCGTCGAAGGCCGGGCGGGCGTTGTGCCAGGGTGCGTCCGTCGCCGGAGCGGGCGCAGGGGCCGGTGCGTCCGTGTTCGGAGCAGTCGCATCCGTACCCGGGGCCGGGCCCGAAGCCCGTGTGGCCCGGGGCGCCGTCCCCGGGGCCGGGCTCGGCGCGGTGTCGGGGGCTACGGCCGGCCGCTGGCCCGCCGAGCCGTCGCTCGCGCTGCGGGTGCGGCGGGCCGGGCGGTCGCCCGCCGGCCTCGCCGCGCGGGCGGGGCGGGCGGGGGCAGGCGGGAGCTGGCCCTTCAGCGGGCCCCATTCGTTCGGGTCGGGGACGCCGGGCGGCAGCATCGTGCGGCGCTTCGGGCCGCCGTGCTCCGACTCGCCCGGCTCCTTGGCGCCCGGCCAGGCCTTCGCCACGCGGGCCGCCAGGACGAAGTCCTTGCGCAGCGGGTGGCCCTCGAAGCCCTCGGGCAGCAGCAGGGGAACCAGGTGCGGGTGGCCGTCGAAGCCGATGCCGAACATCTCGTGGGTCTCGCGCTCGTGCCAGGCGGCGCCCGCGTAGACGCCGATCGCGCTGGGCAGCACCGCGGCCTCGTGCGGAACGGTCGTGCGGACCAGCAGCCGGCGGACCGCAGGGCCGGGGCCGGCACGGTCGGGCAGCGCGACGAGATGGGCGCAGACCCGGAAGCCCGTGCCCGGTTCGTCGACGGCGCTCAGCCAGTCGAAGTAGGTGCAGCCGAGGCGGTCGCGGGCCGTTTCGAGCGCGGCGATCCAGGACGCGGGTGGCACGTCGACGGTCAGCAGTTCGTACGACTGCTCCGCCGTGGCGTCCTCGCCGAAGATCTCGGCGACGGCGTCCGGCAGCCGGTCGTAGCTCTCGGCGGCGATCACTTCCCCTCCTCCTTCGGGGAGTCGGGGGCGGAACCGGTCACGGACGGCGCGGCGACCAGTCCGCTGCGCAGCGCGGCGGTGGACGGACGGGCCGCGCCGCCCGTCCCGTAGCGCTCGCTGAGCGACTCGCGGGCGATCTTCTCCTGGAGTTTGAGGATCCCCTGGAGCAGGGCCTCCGGCCGGGGCGGGCAGCCGGGGACGTAGACGTCGACCGGGATGATCTGGTCGACCCCCTTCGTCACCGAGTACGAATCCCAGTACGGGCCGCCGCAGTTGGAGCAGGCGCCGAAGGAGATGACGTACTTGGGCTCGGGCATCTGCTCGTACAGGCGCTTCACCGCCGGGGCCATCTTGTCCGTCACCGTGCCGGAGACGATCATGAGGTCGGCCTGGCGGGGGCCCGGCGCGAACGGGATCACGCCGAGCCGGATGAAGTCGTGGCGCGCCATGGAAGCGGCGATGAACTCGATCGCGCAGCAGGCGAGTCCGAAGTTGAAGACCCAGAGGCTGTAGCGGCGTCCCCAGTTGAGGACCACCTTCATCGGCTCGGGCGCGAGCCGGGACAGCACTCCGAGCCGCTTCGGCTCGGGAAGGAACGTGGGCACGGGTTCGGGCCCGGGTACGGGTACGGGTGCGGGACCCGATTCCGGTCCCGACTGCGGCTGGGGCTGCGGCTGACCGGCTGACGACGGGCTCGTCACGTCCATTCGAGGACGCCCTTCTTCCATGCGTAGAGCAGTCCCACGGCCAGGAAACCGAGGAAGATGAACATTTCCACCAGCGTCGTCGCGCCGTATCCGGGCGCGGCGAAGACGGTCGCCCAGGGGAACAGGAAGATCGAGTCGACGGCGAAGATCACGTACAGGAAGGCGTACACGTAATAACGGACCTGGGTGTGGGCCCAGCCCTCCCCCACGGGGTCCACGCCGCACTCGTACGTGAGGAGTTTCTCCGGCGTCGGGACCACCGGGCGCATCAGCCGGCCGGCTCCGAAGGCGACGGC contains:
- a CDS encoding NuoM family protein, translating into MQFLLAFIVVAPLLGAVAALLPAPPGLKGRNPDQAVLRHGVTVTGVILIAAIVLALGFDHDHPSKMQATTDISWIPALDVRIHLGIDGISLPLLVLTALLTFLCALHSYFKLPAGPSPKAFVALILVLESGTLATFAVLDLLLFFLAFEMVLIPMYFLIARWGGAQRQAAAWKFILYTLLGSVVMLLGLLLIGLKSGTFDMVALATDNGRGLTSSVQVIAVLAIGVGLAVKTPMWPLHSWLPDAHTAAPTVGSVLLAGVLLKMGTYGFVRILLPIAPDGMHTFAPYLAAFAVAGIIYGSLACLALVRPGAKGDLKRLIAYSSVGHMGFVLLGIASMTPTGVNGALFANIAHGLITGLLFFLVGAVKDRYGTADLDTLSGATGAALYGSAPRLGGLLAFTAIASLGLPGLAGFWGEMLTLFGAFDPADGLSRPAFLTFMSVAAFGTLLTAAYMLILVRRVCMGAKREEPHRIPDIQHHEFAAWTPLAALTVLAGLWPAVLLGLTDPAVQKLLAGGKS
- a CDS encoding NADH-quinone oxidoreductase subunit L; protein product: MTTTTLAVLVPLLPFLGAAAGLLLGRTAPGYVRPLAVLPSLATLVIAAVVAARQGGGRAIDAATQLTPTGSVPIDLALHLDGFAVLVAVLVALVASCVQIYSTAYLRDDPRYSSYAALVSLFTSAMLLVVYSGDLMVLLVGWEVMGICSYFLVGHYWETPEARAASLKAFLVTKLGDVPFLIGLFALAADTGTFRITGILGSVAHGGLDHPTVIALLLLAGVAGKSAQFPLHTWLPDAMAGPTPVSALIHAATMVAAGIYFVARLLPVFAASGAALVVLAVMAAVTMIGSGLAALAQDDIKRVLAYSTIGQLGYMSGALAVGDRGAAVFHLLSHGAFKAVLFLAAGVVIHAAGTNSLAAMSRMGGLAKRIPDAYWTMSVALLALAAVPPFAGFFSKEAVLVAAEHTALGDRHVAPAAAGWTVLVAGLLAAVLTAAYATRLWLLAFRGRGAEAPDHGRQPVAMTSVLWVLAVPTMAFGLTVGVITDWFDGHSLTPSLTTAVLSTGVGLVGGLVTYGAWRHTTALAARTPMGSVVAHPDAEPALIEIEAMESRTAAYGDTGDAPDPADPGRLLLGPLHRHAAAGFHLDALYAALFVRPVQAAASLVRFLDREVVDTYVRGSATGARWLGTAVRRAQTGNVQTYLSALLAGSLVLAVAAVVFANVNAGS
- the nuoK gene encoding NADH-quinone oxidoreductase subunit NuoK is translated as MHLAYPAVLAVLLFCTGLYGVLARRNAILVLMSVELMLNAVNLNLVAFDVWLRDALHSGQALTLFTIAIAAAEIGIGLAIVLAVYRNRGSSDIDRLRDTAETDEAEELPDDARDTEVPEDQATAPAGKAKKAEATP
- a CDS encoding NADH-quinone oxidoreductase subunit J, which produces MAVHVLADGPAHVLAAGSHPGFLSPAGIEIAFVLVGIATLGAALVTVTTRQLVHAALWLIVALGGLAVEYLLLTAEFIAWVQVLIYVGSVVVLLLFGLMLTRAPIGRSPDADSENRWAALAVAVAAAGTLVWVVVDAFRTTWIELDGPAQGSTEATGAFLFRHWVLPFEALSVLLLAALVGAVVLSRKAQEAKAQAAKGQAVKGPKPQGAKSQAAKSQAAKSQAAESREDNS
- a CDS encoding NADH-quinone oxidoreductase subunit I, which codes for MPPIPGAGLAKGLAVTLRTMTKKTVTAQYPDAQPELPPRSRGVIALFEENCTVCMLCARECPDWCIYIDSHKETVPAAAPGGRERSRNVLDRFAIDFSLCMYCGICIEVCPFDALFWSPEFEYAETDILELTHERDKLREWMWTVPEPPALDPGAEEPKEIAAARKTADKLRTKREQEAAAEAAPPTPTDPAPTDPAPTDQEGQA
- a CDS encoding complex I subunit 1 family protein, producing MNDVLDVALRLVIVFAVFMVVPLVVGQAEHKVMAHMQGRLGPMYAGGFHGWAQLVADGVKFVQKEDIVPAEADRRVFQLAPAVALLPYLLVLVAIPIGPGEGAVGQVVDAGIFFVLAVMGIGVLGSLMAGWASANKFSLLGGIRTAAQLLAYELPMLLAAASVAMAAGTVSLPGILDAFEWWWLPWQIVGALVFFVAGLAELQRPPFDMPIADSEIIFGAYTEYTGLRFALFLLAEYAGIVVLCALTTVLFLGGWHGPLGADGLGWVWTLLKVAVLAFVVIWLRVSYPRLREDQLQKLAWTTLIPLALAQIALTGIVKVAIN
- a CDS encoding NADH-quinone oxidoreductase subunit C translates to MIAAESYDRLPDAVAEIFGEDATAEQSYELLTVDVPPASWIAALETARDRLGCTYFDWLSAVDEPGTGFRVCAHLVALPDRAGPGPAVRRLLVRTTVPHEAAVLPSAIGVYAGAAWHERETHEMFGIGFDGHPHLVPLLLPEGFEGHPLRKDFVLAARVAKAWPGAKEPGESEHGGPKRRTMLPPGVPDPNEWGPLKGQLPPAPARPARAARPAGDRPARRTRSASDGSAGQRPAVAPDTAPSPAPGTAPRATRASGPAPGTDATAPNTDAPAPAPAPATDAPWHNARPAFDDAADRDAGAPADADAAADAADSAPPQPLRRLRSGGPGAEPPVREGAGRGEPPRSGTPTEQPPNAADAANTTDTADAADTPKTPDTPEAPDTPNTPAGGDTE
- a CDS encoding NADH-quinone oxidoreductase subunit B is translated as MDVTSPSSAGQPQPQPQSGPESGPAPVPVPGPEPVPTFLPEPKRLGVLSRLAPEPMKVVLNWGRRYSLWVFNFGLACCAIEFIAASMARHDFIRLGVIPFAPGPRQADLMIVSGTVTDKMAPAVKRLYEQMPEPKYVISFGACSNCGGPYWDSYSVTKGVDQIIPVDVYVPGCPPRPEALLQGILKLQEKIARESLSERYGTGGAARPSTAALRSGLVAAPSVTGSAPDSPKEEGK
- a CDS encoding NADH-quinone oxidoreductase subunit A, with amino-acid sequence MTDVADLSGPAVLASEYFHSYSVVGLLAVVGVLFVAVAFGAGRLMRPVVPTPEKLLTYECGVDPVGEGWAHTQVRYYVYAFLYVIFAVDSIFLFPWATVFAAPGYGATTLVEMFIFLGFLAVGLLYAWKKGVLEWT